From one Oncorhynchus clarkii lewisi isolate Uvic-CL-2024 chromosome 6, UVic_Ocla_1.0, whole genome shotgun sequence genomic stretch:
- the LOC139411191 gene encoding uncharacterized protein, with protein sequence MSDEGKLFVGGLSFDTTEQSLAEAFSKYGNIAKCDVIMDRETGRPRGFGFVKYDNAEDAKDAMEGMNGQSLDGRTIRVNEAGQGGGRGGGGGGGGFRGSRGGGGYGGGGGGYGGGGGRSYGGEDRGYGGGGGYRSGGGGGGRGGGYSSGGGYRDNN encoded by the coding sequence ATGTCCGACGAAGGAAAACTTTTCGTCGGTGGCCTGAGCTTCGACACCACAGAGCAATCTCTTGCGGAAGCTTTCTCCAAGTACGGAAACATCGCAAaatgtgatgtcatcatggacaGAGAAACAGGAAGGCCTCGTGGATTCGGCTTTGTGAAGTACGACAATGCCGAGGATGCTAAGGACGCAATGGAGGGAATGAACGGTCAGTCTCTTGACGGCAGAACCATCCGTGTGAATGAGGCAGGCCAGGGTGGCGGTCGTGGCGGTGGTGGAGGAGGCGGTGGATTCAGAGGTTCCCGAGGCGGTGGTGGATATGGTGGTGGCGGCGGTGGATATGGTGGCGGCGGTGGCCGTAGCTATGGTGGCGAAGACAGGGGTTACGGAGGTGGTGGCGGATACAGGAGCGGCGGTGGTGGTGGAGGCCGAGGCGGTGGATACTCCTCCGGCGGTGGCTACAGGGACAATAATTAG